The following coding sequences are from one Streptomyces sp. V3I7 window:
- a CDS encoding styrene monooxygenase/indole monooxygenase family protein: protein MRKILVVGAGQSGLQLALGLQSHGYEVTLMSNRTADEIRAGRVMSTQCMFDTALQHERDLQLNFWESQAPKIEGLGVSVAAPGSFDPGPSQRAIDWVGKLDGYAQSVDQRVKMAGWMETFAQRGGQLVIHGAAVSDLDYFSRAYDLVLVSAGKGELVQMFGRDASRSPYSEPQRALAVSYVHGMGPRPEHPEFDAVRCNLVPGVGELFVMPTLTTSGRADILFWEGIPGGPLDVFNGVKDPAQHLSLTLELMEKFLPWEYDRARKVELTDAGGTLAGRYAPTVRNPIGRLPGGGLVLGVADVVIANDPITGQGSNSASKCAATYLASILERGEREFDEAWMQATFDRYWDIMQHTTKWTNAMLAPPPEHILNLIGAAGQLQPVADRFANGFDNPADFENFFYEPAKAEAYLAEVAGAAAEA, encoded by the coding sequence ATGCGGAAGATACTCGTCGTCGGAGCCGGCCAGTCCGGGCTCCAGCTGGCCCTCGGACTCCAGTCGCACGGATACGAGGTCACCCTGATGTCGAACCGGACCGCGGACGAGATCCGCGCCGGGCGCGTCATGTCGACACAGTGCATGTTCGACACGGCACTGCAGCACGAGCGCGATCTCCAGCTGAACTTCTGGGAGTCCCAGGCCCCGAAGATCGAAGGGCTCGGCGTCTCGGTCGCGGCCCCCGGTTCCTTCGACCCGGGCCCCTCGCAGCGCGCGATCGACTGGGTCGGCAAGCTGGACGGGTACGCGCAGTCGGTCGACCAGCGCGTGAAGATGGCCGGCTGGATGGAGACCTTCGCCCAGCGCGGCGGTCAGCTCGTCATCCACGGTGCCGCCGTCTCCGACCTCGACTACTTCTCCCGCGCCTACGACCTGGTGCTGGTCTCGGCCGGCAAGGGCGAGCTGGTCCAGATGTTCGGCCGCGACGCCTCCCGCTCCCCCTACAGCGAGCCGCAGCGCGCGCTGGCGGTGTCGTACGTGCACGGCATGGGCCCGCGCCCGGAGCACCCGGAGTTCGACGCCGTCCGCTGCAACCTGGTCCCGGGTGTCGGCGAGCTGTTCGTCATGCCGACCCTGACCACCTCCGGCCGCGCGGACATCCTGTTCTGGGAGGGCATACCCGGCGGCCCCCTCGACGTCTTCAACGGCGTCAAGGACCCCGCGCAGCACCTCTCCCTGACCCTGGAACTCATGGAGAAGTTCCTGCCCTGGGAGTACGACCGCGCCCGCAAGGTCGAGCTCACCGACGCCGGCGGCACCCTCGCCGGCCGCTACGCCCCGACCGTCCGCAACCCCATCGGCCGGCTCCCCGGCGGCGGGCTGGTCCTCGGCGTGGCCGACGTGGTCATCGCCAACGACCCGATCACCGGCCAGGGCTCCAACTCGGCGTCCAAGTGCGCGGCCACCTACCTCGCCTCGATCCTCGAGCGCGGCGAGCGGGAGTTCGACGAGGCCTGGATGCAGGCCACGTTCGACCGCTACTGGGACATCATGCAGCACACCACCAAGTGGACGAACGCCATGCTGGCCCCGCCGCCGGAGCACATCCTGAACCTCATCGGCGCGGCGGGCCAGCTCCAGCCGGTCGCCGACCGCTTCGCCAACGGCTTCGACAACCCGGCCGACTTCGAGAACTTCTTCTACGAGCCGGCCAAGGCCGAGGCCTACCTCGCCGAGGTGGCGGGCGCGGCCGCGGAGGCGTAA
- a CDS encoding roadblock/LC7 domain-containing protein — protein sequence MTAPSTYGLSNEARNLHWLLTNLVEEVPGIQSVAVVSSDGLLLLASDPGVARGARESYGERRSGPRGSAADLATIVSGIGSLTIGAAKLMKYGGVKHTMVAMDEGSLFVMSVSDGSLLGVHGSADCDMSVVAYHMALFVGRAGHVLTPELRSELRKSLESDSTGSAR from the coding sequence TTGACCGCGCCCAGCACCTACGGGCTGAGCAATGAAGCCCGTAACCTGCACTGGCTGCTGACCAATCTGGTCGAGGAGGTGCCGGGCATCCAGTCGGTCGCCGTGGTCTCCTCCGACGGCCTGCTGCTCCTGGCCTCCGACCCGGGCGTCGCCCGCGGGGCCCGGGAGTCCTACGGCGAGCGGCGCAGCGGGCCTCGCGGCTCCGCCGCCGACCTCGCGACCATCGTCTCGGGCATCGGCTCGCTGACCATCGGCGCCGCCAAGCTGATGAAGTACGGCGGCGTGAAGCACACGATGGTCGCGATGGACGAGGGCAGCCTGTTCGTGATGTCGGTCAGCGACGGCTCGCTGCTCGGCGTCCACGGCTCCGCCGACTGCGACATGAGCGTGGTGGCCTACCACATGGCGCTCTTCGTGGGCCGCGCCGGCCACGTCCTGACGCCCGAACTCCGCAGCGAGCTTCGAAAATCCCTGGAGTCCGATTCCACGGGGAGCGCCCGATGA
- a CDS encoding TetR/AcrR family transcriptional regulator, with amino-acid sequence MTQQAAAPAYRRLSVEARRASLLDAALSLFAHRQPEDVSIDDVAEAAGVSRPLVYRYFPGGKQQLYEAALGSAAEQLKQCFDEPRQGPLVPRLARALDRYLAFVDEHDTGFSALLRGGSVVETSRTTALVDGVRRAAAEHILSHLGATDPGPRLRMTVRVWIAAVEAASLIRLDEDKQPPAAELRDWLVEQFTASLAVTAARDPQTAALVAAPADD; translated from the coding sequence ATGACCCAGCAGGCCGCCGCTCCCGCCTACCGCCGGCTCAGCGTCGAGGCGCGTCGTGCCTCGCTGCTCGACGCCGCGCTGTCGCTCTTCGCGCACCGACAGCCCGAGGACGTGTCGATCGACGACGTGGCCGAGGCGGCCGGGGTCTCGCGCCCGCTGGTGTACCGGTACTTCCCCGGCGGCAAGCAGCAGTTGTACGAGGCGGCGCTCGGGTCGGCGGCCGAGCAGCTGAAGCAGTGCTTCGACGAGCCGCGCCAGGGGCCGCTCGTCCCGCGCCTCGCCCGTGCGCTGGACCGCTACCTCGCGTTCGTCGACGAGCACGACACCGGCTTCAGCGCGCTGCTGCGCGGCGGCAGCGTCGTGGAGACCAGCCGGACGACCGCCCTCGTCGACGGGGTGCGGCGGGCCGCCGCCGAGCACATCCTCAGCCACCTCGGCGCGACGGATCCGGGGCCGCGCCTGCGCATGACCGTGCGGGTGTGGATCGCGGCCGTGGAGGCGGCCTCCCTCATCCGGCTCGACGAGGACAAGCAGCCGCCCGCCGCCGAGCTGCGCGACTGGCTGGTCGAGCAGTTCACCGCCTCCCTGGCGGTGACCGCCGCCCGCGACCCGCAGACGGCCGCACTCGTCGCCGCGCCGGCGGATGACTGA
- a CDS encoding protein phosphatase 2C domain-containing protein, which produces MRTEVISEPGDPARPNEDFAAVGLPACGQGGCVIALDGVTPPESGTGCEHSVPWFTARLGGALAELTVSDRDLTLPEILARAISRTADAHAQTCDLSHPRTPQATVVLARWSAARVEYLVLSDSALLLESPDGTVTPVLDDRLSRVPRSLLISDAVADATVRNKEGGFFTAAADPSAASRAVTGTLPRREVRALAALTDGAARWVEKFGAGEWADCLALVRKEGARALIDRVRTLETADRDERAFLRRGKTHDDATVVYAEL; this is translated from the coding sequence ATGCGCACTGAAGTCATTTCGGAACCCGGCGACCCCGCCCGCCCCAACGAGGACTTCGCCGCTGTCGGACTACCGGCCTGCGGGCAGGGGGGTTGCGTGATCGCCCTGGACGGGGTGACACCACCGGAGAGCGGGACCGGATGCGAGCACTCCGTTCCCTGGTTCACGGCGAGACTCGGCGGGGCACTGGCCGAACTGACCGTTTCCGACCGAGATCTGACGCTGCCGGAGATCCTCGCCCGCGCCATCAGCCGCACCGCGGACGCCCACGCTCAAACCTGTGACCTTTCTCACCCACGCACCCCTCAGGCGACGGTGGTCCTGGCCCGCTGGTCGGCCGCCCGCGTGGAGTACCTGGTGCTGTCGGACTCCGCCCTGCTCCTGGAGTCCCCGGACGGCACGGTCACCCCGGTCCTGGACGACCGGCTCTCCCGTGTCCCTCGCTCCCTCCTGATCAGCGACGCCGTCGCCGACGCCACCGTCCGCAACAAGGAGGGCGGCTTCTTCACCGCCGCCGCCGATCCCTCGGCCGCCTCCCGCGCGGTCACCGGCACCCTCCCGCGCCGGGAGGTCCGCGCCCTGGCGGCGCTCACCGACGGGGCGGCCCGCTGGGTCGAGAAGTTCGGTGCGGGCGAGTGGGCGGACTGCCTCGCCCTCGTCCGCAAGGAGGGTGCGCGGGCCCTGATCGACCGCGTACGCACCCTGGAGACCGCGGACCGCGACGAGCGCGCCTTCCTGCGCCGCGGCAAGACCCACGACGACGCGACGGTGGTGTACGCCGAGCTCTGA
- a CDS encoding diiron oxygenase has protein sequence MTTLTEADAPGGMRDALGLLKDREQVARRLLASSAKHSFDPDEELDWDAPFEEGKWFWPPELVSLYGTPLWRRMGEEQRILLSQHEAAALASLGIWFEIILMQLLTRHIYDKAATSAHVRYALTEIEDECRHSKMFARLIAHGDTPWYPVGRFHHNLGRLFKTVSTTPGSFTATLLGEEILDWMQRLTFPDERVQPLIRGVTRIHVVEEARHVRYAREELRRQMMTAPRWSQEFTRLTSGEFARVFSVAFINPEVYTNVGLDRREALAQVRASAHRREVMQTGAKRLTDFLDEIGVLRGVGRRMWKSSGLLA, from the coding sequence ATGACGACCCTGACGGAAGCCGACGCGCCGGGCGGCATGCGTGACGCGCTCGGTCTGCTCAAGGACCGGGAGCAGGTCGCCCGGCGGCTGCTCGCCTCCTCCGCGAAGCACTCCTTCGACCCGGACGAGGAGCTGGACTGGGACGCGCCCTTCGAGGAGGGCAAGTGGTTCTGGCCACCGGAGCTGGTGTCGCTGTACGGCACCCCGCTGTGGCGGCGGATGGGCGAGGAGCAGCGGATCCTGCTCTCCCAGCACGAGGCGGCGGCGCTGGCCTCGCTGGGCATCTGGTTCGAGATCATCCTGATGCAGCTGCTCACCCGGCACATCTACGACAAGGCGGCGACCAGCGCGCACGTGCGCTACGCGCTCACCGAGATCGAGGACGAGTGCCGCCACTCCAAGATGTTCGCCCGGCTGATCGCGCACGGGGACACGCCCTGGTACCCGGTGGGCCGCTTCCACCACAACCTGGGGCGCCTGTTCAAGACGGTCTCGACCACCCCGGGCTCCTTCACGGCGACGCTGCTCGGCGAGGAGATCCTGGACTGGATGCAGCGGCTGACCTTCCCCGACGAACGGGTCCAGCCGCTGATCCGCGGGGTGACCCGGATCCATGTGGTCGAGGAGGCCCGGCACGTGCGCTACGCCCGCGAGGAGCTGCGCCGCCAGATGATGACGGCTCCCCGCTGGTCCCAGGAGTTCACCCGGCTCACCTCCGGCGAGTTCGCCCGCGTCTTCTCCGTGGCCTTCATCAATCCCGAGGTCTACACGAACGTGGGCCTGGACCGGCGGGAGGCGCTGGCCCAGGTCAGGGCGAGCGCCCACCGGCGGGAGGTCATGCAGACCGGGGCGAAGCGGCTGACGGACTTCCTGGACGAGATCGGCGTCCTGCGGGGTGTCGGCCGGCGCATGTGGAAGTCGTCGGGACTGCTGGCTTAA
- a CDS encoding ATP/GTP-binding protein: protein MDSAVSDAAGVARFVDPDEEPKSWQTDRTRAPVATKIVVAGGFGVGKTTLVTAVSEITPLQTEAAMTEASEEHDDLSDTPDKRTTTVAMDFGRITLDEDLVLYLFGTPGQQRFWFMWDDLVRGAIGAVVLADTRRLKDCFPALDYFESCGLPYIVAVNQFDGSDRFDPEDVREALTIPAHIPVMIMDARRRISAIETLLTLVGHALAETPE, encoded by the coding sequence ATGGACTCCGCCGTCTCTGACGCCGCCGGCGTCGCCCGCTTCGTCGATCCCGACGAGGAACCGAAGTCCTGGCAGACGGACCGCACCCGCGCTCCCGTCGCCACGAAGATCGTGGTGGCGGGCGGCTTCGGCGTCGGCAAGACCACCCTGGTCACCGCCGTCTCGGAGATCACGCCTCTGCAGACAGAGGCGGCCATGACCGAGGCGAGCGAGGAACACGACGACCTCTCCGACACCCCGGACAAGCGGACCACCACCGTCGCCATGGACTTCGGGCGCATCACGCTCGACGAGGACCTGGTGCTCTACCTGTTCGGCACGCCCGGACAGCAGCGCTTCTGGTTCATGTGGGACGACCTGGTGCGCGGCGCGATCGGCGCCGTCGTGCTGGCCGACACCCGCCGCCTGAAGGACTGTTTCCCCGCGCTCGACTACTTCGAGAGCTGCGGACTGCCGTACATCGTCGCCGTCAACCAGTTCGACGGCAGCGATCGGTTCGACCCGGAGGACGTACGCGAGGCCTTGACCATCCCCGCGCACATACCCGTCATGATCATGGATGCGCGCCGCCGGATTTCGGCGATCGAGACCCTCCTTACCCTGGTCGGCCACGCGCTGGCCGAAACCCCCGAGTGA
- a CDS encoding C40 family peptidase, which yields MSGRLLRLICTATVAVQAALVPVPATAAPDPQRSVSQLLTDLQRLYRETEQATEAYNATEEKLKERRADARRLERDLARARTALHDSRRAAGRLARQQYQGSTDISPYVRLLLARDPQHALEEGHVIGQLARERARTLRRFTTGERRADTLARRARSALNEQVALARQQEKQRDDVRARLAGVEEMISSLSGDQLAALAAFERDGIAKAQDRMMASGALSGSRAPSAEGERAVRYAVDQLGKPYVWGAQGPRAYDCSGLTSQAWDHAGKPIPRTSQEQWARLRHVPLSALRPGDLVVYFPEATHVALYLGGGMVVQAPRPGAHVKVSPIAANPVLGAVRPDPRGKPLGRYAPPRLPASALHGSNEGYASAAAPATSAR from the coding sequence GTGTCAGGACGGCTTCTGCGTCTGATCTGCACGGCCACGGTGGCGGTCCAGGCCGCCCTCGTTCCCGTCCCCGCCACGGCCGCGCCCGACCCCCAGCGGTCCGTCTCGCAGCTGCTGACGGACCTTCAGCGGCTGTACCGCGAGACCGAGCAGGCCACCGAGGCCTACAACGCCACCGAGGAGAAGCTGAAGGAGCGCCGTGCCGACGCGAGACGGCTGGAACGCGACCTCGCCCGCGCCCGCACCGCCCTGCACGACAGCCGCCGCGCGGCCGGCCGGCTGGCCCGCCAGCAGTACCAGGGCAGCACGGACATCTCGCCGTACGTACGGCTGCTGCTCGCCCGCGATCCCCAGCACGCGCTCGAAGAGGGCCATGTGATCGGGCAGTTGGCGCGGGAGCGGGCGCGGACGCTGAGGCGGTTCACCACCGGCGAACGGCGGGCCGACACGCTCGCGCGCCGGGCGCGCTCGGCGCTGAACGAGCAGGTCGCCCTCGCCCGGCAGCAGGAGAAGCAGCGCGACGACGTACGGGCGCGGCTCGCCGGCGTCGAGGAGATGATCTCCTCGCTCAGCGGCGACCAGCTCGCGGCGCTGGCCGCGTTCGAGCGCGACGGGATCGCCAAGGCCCAGGACCGGATGATGGCGTCAGGAGCCCTGAGCGGCAGCCGGGCCCCGTCGGCTGAGGGCGAGCGGGCGGTGCGCTACGCGGTGGACCAGCTCGGGAAGCCGTACGTGTGGGGCGCGCAGGGGCCGCGGGCGTACGACTGCTCGGGGCTGACCTCGCAGGCCTGGGACCACGCGGGCAAACCGATCCCGCGGACCAGTCAGGAGCAGTGGGCGCGGCTGCGGCACGTGCCGCTGTCCGCGCTGCGGCCCGGCGACCTCGTCGTGTACTTCCCCGAGGCCACGCACGTCGCCCTGTACCTCGGCGGCGGGATGGTGGTGCAGGCGCCGCGGCCGGGGGCGCACGTCAAGGTGTCACCGATCGCGGCCAACCCGGTGCTCGGTGCCGTACGGCCCGACCCTCGCGGGAAGCCTCTGGGGCGCTACGCACCGCCGAGGCTTCCCGCGAGCGCGCTGCACGGGAGCAACGAGGGTTACGCCTCCGCGGCCGCGCCCGCCACCTCGGCGAGGTAG
- a CDS encoding penicillin-binding transpeptidase domain-containing protein, with amino-acid sequence MTTYIRHAGVFCALLLLALLVNATRVQVFEASTYDANPANRRATIARYAQPRGDILVGGRSVTGTRDSGEQLRHERTYADGPLYAPVTGFASQVYGTTLLEHTEDGILSGSDPMLAPLPLWNDVTRARSPSGNVVTTLDRAAQEAAYRGLAGRKGAVAAVEPSTGRVLALVSTPSYDPAELSGNGDAVTSAWARLNRDPRKPMLNRAVRQTYPPGSTFKVVTAAAALDAGVVTDLDERTDSPDPYTLPGTRTWLTNESEDCADASVRVAFAWSCNTVFAKLGVDVGAEDMVSTAQAFGFNDTGLKIPFSVAQSTFDTTVDRAQLALSSIGQYNTRATPLQMAMVAAAVANGGQVREPYLVERTTRKGGETVEGAGTHDVRQAMRPTTAARLRELMTDVVREGTGTNAAIPGATVGGKTGTAQHGVDNSGTPYAWFVSWAQADDDLEPKVAVAVVVEDASADRGDISGGGDAAPIAKSVMEAVLGLRDADQRRGAGGRPAHRR; translated from the coding sequence GTGACGACGTACATCCGGCACGCGGGCGTCTTCTGCGCCCTGCTCCTCCTGGCGCTGCTCGTCAACGCCACCCGGGTCCAGGTCTTCGAGGCGAGCACGTACGACGCCAACCCGGCCAACCGCCGTGCCACGATCGCCCGTTACGCCCAGCCGCGCGGCGACATCCTGGTCGGCGGCAGGTCGGTCACCGGCACCCGGGACAGCGGCGAGCAGCTCCGGCACGAACGGACGTACGCGGACGGCCCGTTGTACGCCCCGGTGACCGGCTTCGCCTCGCAGGTGTACGGGACGACGCTCCTGGAGCACACGGAGGACGGGATCCTGTCCGGCTCCGATCCGATGCTGGCGCCGCTGCCGCTGTGGAACGACGTCACGCGGGCGCGCAGCCCGTCGGGCAACGTCGTCACCACGCTGGACCGGGCGGCGCAGGAGGCGGCGTACCGGGGGCTGGCCGGGCGCAAGGGGGCGGTGGCGGCCGTGGAGCCGTCGACGGGGCGGGTGCTGGCGCTGGTGTCCACGCCGTCGTACGACCCGGCGGAGCTGTCCGGGAACGGGGACGCGGTGACGTCGGCCTGGGCGCGGCTGAACCGCGATCCGCGGAAGCCGATGCTCAACCGGGCGGTCCGGCAGACGTATCCGCCGGGTTCGACGTTCAAGGTGGTCACCGCGGCGGCGGCGCTGGACGCCGGGGTGGTGACGGACCTCGACGAGCGGACGGACTCCCCCGACCCGTACACGCTGCCCGGCACCCGGACCTGGCTGACGAACGAGTCCGAGGACTGTGCGGACGCCTCGGTGCGGGTGGCCTTCGCGTGGTCGTGCAACACGGTGTTCGCGAAGCTCGGCGTGGACGTCGGCGCGGAGGACATGGTGTCGACGGCCCAGGCGTTCGGCTTCAACGACACCGGGTTGAAGATCCCGTTCTCGGTGGCGCAGAGCACCTTCGACACCACCGTGGACAGGGCGCAGTTGGCGCTGTCGTCGATCGGGCAGTACAACACGCGGGCGACGCCGCTTCAGATGGCGATGGTGGCGGCGGCGGTGGCGAACGGCGGGCAGGTGCGGGAGCCGTATCTGGTGGAGCGGACCACGCGCAAGGGCGGCGAGACGGTCGAGGGCGCCGGCACTCATGACGTGCGGCAGGCGATGCGGCCGACGACGGCGGCGCGGCTGAGGGAGCTGATGACCGACGTGGTGCGGGAGGGCACCGGCACCAACGCGGCGATCCCGGGCGCGACGGTCGGCGGCAAGACCGGCACCGCGCAGCACGGCGTCGACAACTCCGGTACGCCGTATGCCTGGTTCGTGTCCTGGGCGCAGGCGGACGACGATCTGGAGCCGAAGGTGGCCGTCGCGGTGGTGGTCGAGGACGCGTCTGCGGACCGGGGAGACATCAGCGGGGGCGGGGACGCGGCGCCGATCGCGAAGTCGGTGATGGAGGCGGTGCTCGGGCTGCGGGACGCGGACCAGCGTCGCGGGGCGGGCGGCCGGCCCGCGCATCGCCGCTGA
- a CDS encoding DUF742 domain-containing protein, with protein sequence MNSSNSKNNLPVRGGGRKAARVRPYSLTGGRTRFGHVLLVETMVASTAALEAGEERKELTNGSLSTRVMPEMRAIVELCRRMRTVAEIAALLQMPLGVVRVLLSDLADQGKIRVYGTGTGHGVGRPDRALLERVLNGLRRL encoded by the coding sequence ATGAACAGCAGTAACTCCAAGAACAACCTCCCGGTACGCGGAGGCGGTCGCAAGGCCGCCCGCGTCCGCCCCTATTCGCTCACCGGCGGCCGTACCCGCTTCGGCCACGTCCTGCTCGTCGAGACCATGGTGGCGAGCACCGCGGCTCTGGAAGCCGGCGAGGAGCGAAAGGAACTGACGAACGGTTCCCTCAGTACCCGGGTCATGCCGGAGATGAGGGCCATCGTCGAACTCTGCCGCCGTATGCGTACGGTGGCAGAGATCGCCGCGCTGCTGCAGATGCCGCTCGGCGTGGTCCGCGTGCTCCTGAGCGACCTGGCGGACCAGGGAAAGATCCGCGTGTACGGAACCGGAACCGGTCACGGCGTCGGCCGCCCGGACCGCGCTCTGCTGGAAAGGGTGCTGAATGGACTCCGCCGTCTCTGA
- a CDS encoding nitrate- and nitrite sensing domain-containing protein: MRAPVQKKRPRRKGNQTAPEGAAERTPVGRGRPTHVRNRLIVVVAVVAAATAAAGAPSVLAASGQVSDSQELVTLAGRTQDALALAHSLADERDEVTSYIAAGRPRTSAPSGQRSARVDRQVAELRAESGAPASLREDLDAVKTARENALSGKSTALEAHQAYTDVIVGLHQLAEQLAERMSARSGSGAYALVDLDAAVQQSAAARGLLLAALNVPGTPQTVVSPVTGLPVTTTVPTAQGRKQRDALTAVAQQARLRADAALADFRDSAPDSAVASYDSTVTGTDVNSAARYLAVLTAQPTLSTNGAAVSAKRLDAALSARVDLMRGAESALYNRRAKDLAQTRDEDVTALEIRIAVLGALMLVSIGVSTAMARTLTQPLSVLRRGSARLAQAADPLAEEPIKYTGRNDEFAQVVRSVNALQAYAETLRAGAAPLNERIATLESDRKHLVAQRQQMADAREKLRAELAHATEQMEQLRLSIGGTFVNLALRTLGLVERQLAVIESLEEREQDPDRLATLYKLDHFATVMRRYSENLLVLTGTEHLQQRPDPVPLVDVVRAAVSEVERYERVRIAALPPHAHVAGFVADDLSHLLAELMENATAFSPPDMPVEVSGWLLESGEIMLSVQDEGIGMTEERMARLNARLTAFDPESPYDHEGGDGLGLGLYVVARLAHRHGVRVQLREQKQGGVAAVVVLTPSLLAQAPATAGPATTVRGGGQGYSLPGADAEANSNVLPARPVQGDPLVALAEKAVRDAGQAPTTGDTTAPTAAPATPLAPAETPAESTMELMAPVAPAGPIAPADPVTPADLYAIGPDIHERTPDATAPGTSGTSPASDDAAEEEVITNKGLPKRTPKITAPVQAPRQRTGSVDAEALRRRLGGFHRGADAGRRDVEAEIEQTTRNQRPDAAPPQAQAAAGGTVEEATS, from the coding sequence ATGCGAGCACCGGTGCAGAAAAAGCGGCCTCGGCGCAAAGGCAATCAGACGGCTCCTGAGGGGGCCGCCGAGCGCACCCCCGTCGGCCGTGGCCGGCCGACCCACGTACGCAACCGGCTCATCGTCGTCGTGGCCGTCGTGGCCGCCGCGACGGCAGCCGCGGGCGCCCCGTCCGTCCTGGCCGCCTCCGGGCAGGTGAGCGACTCCCAGGAGCTGGTGACCCTCGCCGGGCGCACCCAGGACGCCCTCGCGCTCGCCCACTCCCTGGCCGACGAGCGCGACGAGGTCACCTCCTACATCGCGGCCGGACGCCCCAGGACCAGCGCGCCCTCCGGGCAGCGCAGCGCCCGCGTCGACCGGCAGGTCGCCGAACTGCGCGCGGAATCCGGCGCCCCCGCCTCGCTGCGCGAGGACCTCGACGCCGTCAAGACCGCGCGCGAGAACGCCCTGAGCGGCAAGAGCACGGCACTGGAGGCGCACCAGGCGTACACCGACGTCATCGTCGGACTGCACCAGCTCGCCGAGCAGCTGGCCGAGCGGATGTCCGCCCGGTCGGGCTCCGGCGCCTACGCGCTCGTCGACCTGGACGCGGCCGTCCAGCAGTCCGCCGCCGCCCGCGGTCTGCTCCTCGCCGCCCTCAACGTCCCGGGGACCCCCCAGACGGTCGTCAGCCCGGTCACCGGTCTGCCCGTCACGACCACCGTCCCCACCGCGCAGGGCAGAAAGCAGCGCGACGCGCTCACCGCCGTCGCCCAGCAGGCCCGGCTGCGGGCCGACGCCGCGCTCGCCGACTTCCGCGACAGCGCGCCCGACTCCGCCGTGGCCTCGTACGACTCCACGGTCACCGGCACGGACGTCAACTCCGCCGCGAGGTACCTCGCCGTCCTCACCGCGCAGCCGACGCTCTCCACGAACGGCGCGGCGGTCAGCGCCAAGAGGCTGGACGCGGCCCTGTCCGCCCGCGTCGACCTGATGCGCGGCGCCGAGTCCGCCCTCTACAACCGGCGCGCCAAGGACCTCGCCCAGACGCGGGACGAGGACGTCACCGCGCTGGAGATCCGCATCGCGGTGCTCGGCGCCCTGATGCTGGTCTCCATCGGCGTCTCCACCGCCATGGCGCGCACCCTCACCCAGCCGCTCTCGGTGCTGCGCCGCGGCTCCGCCCGCCTCGCCCAGGCCGCGGACCCGCTGGCCGAGGAACCGATCAAGTACACCGGCCGCAACGACGAGTTCGCCCAGGTCGTCCGCTCCGTCAACGCCCTGCAGGCGTACGCCGAGACCCTGCGCGCCGGCGCCGCCCCCCTCAACGAGCGCATCGCCACGCTGGAGTCCGACCGCAAGCACCTGGTCGCCCAACGCCAGCAGATGGCGGACGCCCGTGAGAAGCTGCGCGCGGAACTCGCCCACGCCACCGAGCAGATGGAGCAGCTCCGCCTCAGCATCGGCGGCACGTTCGTCAACCTCGCCCTGCGCACGCTGGGCCTGGTGGAGCGCCAACTGGCCGTCATCGAGAGCCTGGAGGAGCGCGAGCAGGACCCCGACCGGCTCGCCACCCTCTACAAGCTCGACCACTTCGCCACGGTCATGCGCCGGTACAGCGAGAACCTCCTGGTCCTCACCGGCACCGAGCACCTCCAGCAGCGCCCCGACCCGGTCCCGCTCGTCGACGTCGTGCGCGCCGCGGTCAGCGAGGTCGAGCGCTACGAGCGCGTCCGGATCGCCGCGCTCCCCCCGCACGCCCATGTGGCGGGCTTCGTGGCCGACGACCTCTCCCACCTGCTGGCCGAACTCATGGAGAACGCCACCGCGTTCTCCCCGCCGGACATGCCCGTCGAGGTCTCCGGCTGGCTGCTGGAGAGCGGCGAGATCATGCTCTCCGTGCAGGACGAGGGCATCGGCATGACCGAGGAGCGCATGGCGCGCCTCAACGCACGCCTCACCGCCTTCGACCCCGAAAGCCCGTACGACCACGAGGGCGGCGACGGCCTCGGCCTCGGCCTGTACGTCGTGGCCCGCCTCGCGCACCGCCACGGTGTCCGCGTCCAGCTGCGCGAGCAGAAGCAGGGCGGAGTGGCGGCGGTCGTCGTCCTCACCCCGTCCCTGCTGGCGCAGGCCCCGGCCACGGCCGGCCCGGCCACCACCGTGCGCGGCGGCGGGCAGGGCTACTCCCTGCCGGGAGCGGACGCCGAGGCCAACTCCAACGTCCTCCCGGCCCGTCCGGTCCAGGGGGACCCGCTGGTCGCCCTCGCCGAGAAGGCCGTACGGGACGCGGGACAGGCTCCGACGACAGGCGACACGACCGCCCCGACCGCCGCCCCGGCCACCCCCCTGGCCCCTGCGGAGACCCCGGCCGAGAGCACGATGGAGCTGATGGCCCCGGTGGCCCCCGCGGGCCCCATCGCCCCCGCGGACCCCGTGACCCCCGCGGACCTCTACGCGATAGGCCCCGACATCCACGAGCGGACCCCGGACGCCACCGCGCCCGGCACCTCCGGCACCTCCCCGGCGTCCGACGACGCCGCCGAGGAGGAGGTCATCACCAACAAGGGCCTTCCCAAGCGCACACCCAAGATCACCGCACCCGTCCAGGCCCCGCGCCAGCGGACCGGCTCCGTCGACGCCGAAGCCCTGCGGCGACGGCTCGGCGGCTTCCACCGCGGTGCGGACGCCGGCCGCCGTGACGTCGAGGCGGAGATCGAACAGACGACCCGCAACCAACGGCCCGACGCCGCACCACCCCAGGCGCAAGCAGCCGCGGGGGGCACAGTCGAGGAGGCAACCAGTTGA